The window tctgttgtaacagatgacatatctgattttattaattatcaaatgaacattttcatctgttgtcatagatgattgagctgttgggatttttaaacagatatttatatctgttgtaacagatgattgagCCGTTCcaatttctaaacagatatttatatatattgcaaaagatgacatatctgtttgaaaatctttttttctcttttaattttaaagaaagaagcttctggtccgagtagataatatcaagtagtagtacttactactaaagacggtaaaaaatgtttcttggatatctcaaaagtgaattcattgagtagtcttgtcttgtcttttcaatgtcagtagtcttagtattcctcgtgcccctcaaattatttatgaaattaatgaatataaattaataaatattgaaaatcacCATGtttacgtacacaatacatctatagaaattatctcatctctttcttcagttgtagtttattttattcaactctcatcttttctctctcctctttagggtcacaaccttttttctctcttttctcttctcttctcataaagatcttttcggatctaaactcattatatctttcctcgacttaaatttttgttttgatctcctttttgatattaaggtatggttcattattgctcttttattctcgtcttcttatttgtaagttatttacatctgttttttttatttaattactatttacccatatcatatttattatatttttttaaggaacttgtaagtgttgaataaataatcggagaatttttattacaatatgagaaaaaagttttctgttgggagaagtttaaaagccttgttggcggTATCATTTtctttgtatgtattttgtttgtttcattattgttgatgcagttattggtGTTGTTGGTAGGGCTGGCGTTCttgaaacttgtggtgtggtgttgttgatggtttcggaacaaaggatgttgtttctttgttgttgatgatgttgttggaacaaatgttgttgtttcttttttgttgatgtttatgctgttgttgatgttgcaacagatggagaaactgttggaacaaataaaaccaccagaaaggctggtttgatgtattccatcagactccacatctgttataatagactccacatctgttgcaacagactccacatctgttgcaacggatagataatgttctttttgtgacatcattttttttcctcttctttgtagatataagaaacttatagttgatcaacttttgacggactattgtaagaggctgcagtaaagatgagATCAGAGGAATAAACTGcttacagatggaaccacttcatatgtggaaggtatgtattattgataatgttattGTGGAAACACACACAGAGtgcattgattttgtgaatgatgtttttactgattagtcatagatcattcaaacaagatgcctacaattttacagttaagtttggtaggtccgaattGATAAGGCTCAGGGACCAAGAATATGCttctgatagcctgttaagatttaatatcggttgttgcccatgtttatttgtcaagcattgtgaagggatctagtttttgtgtcattataaagagattcaatagcgattggactaacttttagggtgcattggaccatTAGAGGGCCTTtaaagcttagcactgcatctaacaagaacggaaaaccagtatagttattgccctagccaaaatttatttggttgggttgctcgcttggggtgatgattatatgccagaatgtacggtaggagaatgctttcgaagcAAAATGGGTGGTtaatggaagactatatcatctgagagctaattgaagagagACATAGGGTAGATACAACTTCTGACGAATCTGGacggtggaattatcttaacaaatGTGAgatttgaatcaagtgcaaatatgaacgtgtatccggtaatgtaattttatcttttatgtctcttaaagaaaaataatgcatctAAACACTTTGCTAGAGAGCttcgtggtcgggattatcacctagatagaaaatagaagaagaccaccaaagaagcctcacgggcatcgagggttgaaatgatgtacaacaagtctagaaaacttatgccaacagcaactgcagttaaaataagaaatctaagtgAAAGCggtaaatttttgaattttaaatttcatcccatgctttcttgtttgtgtttctgaCCAGGTCCACtatcgttgacctgatcggaaccacaaacgagattgaaaggcaaataaagtatcattgcttccttagaaatatagttataattgattgtgttttttttccttgacatgctttcaacattccttggagaagatcagatgcttgctatagtatgtgaatcccgataatttttaagcttgcctccagcttgttgattctgtattcccGCTATTCGTTGccatcttcaaagttggtaaggagttccttgtctcttgtgagctcgatcaggggcactaccttcaaagttgtggcattctagaagcccttcaaaacactttcttcagaagccttaaaggatacatggagggtctctgtgtttgttttaggtcaaaatgtgttgatgcacattgaagatgtgatcccaacagttgaacaacacacttttatcgagcgttgctccatgcatcttgcttaaccaatctgataaattagtaagcatggagctACGCAGTGTGTGATCTAAACCAGATCTACCAAGcttatcaaatgttacgtaactctaagctcattactctaccaaaaaaatatgatcgagttagtgcacaaatcaaacgagctcaatctctcagcctttctactgatagctcttctccaatatagatgacaagatatatgctatgcaaaagtctacatcaTCGCCAGATATGTTTGCTTGCGAGCAATTCTTCTGAAGATATctatattgatcccttctcaaaacttgacatgcataaacacgagcaccaaccgtcagtaatttgtaacagggtatctgcaccatcttcatgagatCCTCAGCCTTACcaattttgaacccatcaaacttaacggtacaatgcaggatcttgtttgaatgatcaatgcctaatcggttaaaaactgcattcacaaaaatatcgtactttgtgtgtgttatccCGGTAAccttatcaataatacatacttaactcccatacatatgatagtggatccatctgcacgcaccttattttTCCTAGCCCATCtgtggcttaaattgaataaacagatgactagcttgttgcaacagatgacacatctgtttatattgtcaaacaattggagacatctatTACGACTGTTGATCAACCTATTAcagaaatcaaatagatatatacatctgttgcaaaagattgtcagtatgttgtaagttatctaacagaaagaatatattttgcaacagattacccatctgttagatttattttaaatcaattttcttttcttttcgagatacaataatttgtaaataggtccctccttacaaatatggatgatctatattcgtacaagaatattcatatcgagtccttgcgtgaacttcaaaggcagtttgatgaactccagagagatttggctgacttcggagcaaggctgccggatgaaaaatatctaattgacaataataataatagtagtaataataNNNNNNNNNNNNNNNNNNNNNNNNNNNNNNNNNNNNNNNNNNNNNNNNNNNNNNNNNNNNNNNNNNNNNNNNNNNNNNNNNNNNNNNNNNNNNNNNNNNNaatagtagtaataataattaggtaatgttttttattttagcgattattttcctccttttgtatatatcaaatctacctaagggattcaaaaatctatgaacattcatttcattttattgtcaactttgaatttttaattcttatttagtatttaataataatcattctgttcattccttgttctcaacatgtcgacggtagGTGGTAGagattgagcagcaatttgtgtcaacagttagaggttaattTGCTACGACAgatagatcatatgttgcacccggcggttattaataaaaaagggttattgttattgagaggttgaaaagaaaaagacatgactttctgttccgattattcaatatgaaaaatatttcataaataaataataaggaaataaatgataaacacaatttatagccataattttaataattgatcgtgacttttcaccatttttgtttttgaatttattttttaaattatttattatataataaaatggttattattttattacgaAATTTGaaaggtatattttttttatttataaaataaaaaagtaagcaaatttggattaatgatatgatgatagttattttttttttaaaaagtagattatatgttgcaacaattaaattatctgatgcaacaggttcactatggttgcaacagataatatatttgttgtcacagatgatttatctgatgcaacctatatcaagtcacaactcaataaaaacagttcttggaaagaactaattaataataataatctgaaaagtcatgacttatcacaatatttcttaatttaattaattcattactttttacattaataaaaaatgtcattaataaatggaggtgaacagttagattatatgttgcaacaaatatgttatctgatgcaacatattttatatttgttgcaacagataatatatctgttgtcacagaatgttatctgatgcaacagatatagaatctgttgccacaactcaataaaaatggttcttcgaaagaactaattaataataataatctgaaaagtcttgacttatatcacaatatttattttcttaatttaataaaaaatgtaattaatgtatggaggtgaatagtcgcacctttttgcctctcattcaaattcaatcctctataaataggtccctccttactcaatcgttcattcaaatacactctatttatttattgaatcTCATCCCAGTGtaggacgttgcttttctgcaagacgtcgtgaatgaacttcgaaatcaagttcgtgatctgcaatgggaactgggaggagttagatcaagaatgctccgtgagatacgcaggctgaggagggccttgctacttccggttgaagattggccggctggcaatgatgatgctgataatactaataatagTTAGACTATTATTtctcttttagtctattatatgtatttttagttgtttttgttcaataaataaattatgtttgatctttgacgttttaatccatatttaattttcattttgtctattatcttctcaacaaacatatcGACGATTTGacgtaaaaagaaataatttagaatccaatagcaatagcaagatttatctgttaggtttgtggcaggggttgatgtgttgttcaaaacaaattactcatattgcaacagataagaagttgatgcaacagataaatagtctatttcaacagatggctAGTTTGTTGTTTTGCTtggctttgacgttttaattcgtactccctccgtctcaaattacccatcccaaattgagatgccacaatgattaagaaaaataattaataacatatctaatttaccataacccactgatcagttggtgggacattagacgtgtttgaaataaccattgtttgctattcaatcgaaatttcataagagaagaaagcttttaacttTGGTCGGCGTATAGTCCTCCCATtaaatgatgttttcattttaatttgaagaaaaagttatTAATGCAAGGGGtaaaaaatggatttttttaatcttttcttgattaatgaaaaagactagtaaaatgagaaatctaactaggaaatttgggatgggtaattgaacgtaaagaataattttgaatccagtagcaataacaagtgttgaaaacatattggttatttgttgggtttgtggcaggggttgatttgtgttgtttcaaatagattaatcattcgttgcaacagataattagtctggtgcaacagataaacattctgatgtaacagataaacatcctgatacaacagataatacgtctaatgcaacagataatacgatgatgcaacagataaacagtctgatgcaacagataaatcttttgatgcaacagattactcatctgatgcaccagatgattgatctgttaaaattgtgggcacttatgctggattcataatcggagttctatccattgttggaaaaatagaagtgtacccagatgacaaatacgaataaaaatcataattttacttaccaaagtcacctatgaagtaatgtcaaagtggaaagtgatgtagtaaacaaaatttgacctaagaaattggtcagatcgcaacAGTAGCgctgtaccaccaccaccaccaacaacaacaataacaaatggtcgacaagaagaaaatgaagatgataatgaagtagaagatgatgataatgaagcagacgatgatgaataaagcagcaaaaacagaaacaattaacaacacaaattgctaagagagagaaaataataatggatgagaagagagagaaagacatctttttttttcctccgttttccgttattttaggtatacattaggatcaaagtgtaaatttaaaaaacttgtggattattttcaaacttcccaactttcttaatccataataaagtaattgtcacttccaactaataattaagacttgtgtcacccacacgtcattttaaaactcttttgtcaactGTGGCGCAAACCCCTAGTTACTTCTCTATCTATCCCCAGAAAATTACATTATGAGTTTATATTAATTCGTAAAGACTAAAATTTTTAGATGTAATATCTGTTGTACTCTCCAACTAGCTGAAAAATCCCTTTTTACACATCTTTTCTTCGCGCCCATCCTTCTTTCGTGACACTACTGGCAATCATGGAGGTGCAGCGTCAAAATGTTTAAACTATTATCCTTCTGTTTGGAAGGCCAGTTCTGTTAAATCTTTACTACAAGACCTTgcaagaaaaaaggaaaaagaacaaTCCGAGAAAGGTGAAGAAGGTTTGAAATggatacatatattcatatagtTGTTCTGATTAATTCGGAATTGAGACTACCACAGAAGCATAAGTcgatgaaaaataaaagttactattATGGTTACCTTAGCAGAATAGTTAGTATGCAACTATATAAAGGGAGCAATAAAGGGGTTTAACTCAAGAGATGCCAAATAAATacatagttttagtttcttggACAATTATACAGCAAGAGACCGTTAAATCTTGTGGAGAATGACTTTAACTCCATGCTGTGGATGAAGCATAAAAAGCTGAACAGGAGAGTGAACATAAGTTGGTGAAATCGTGAAGATGTAACGTTGTAGAATCATCGAAAGAGTAATTTTCGCTTCAATCATGGCGAAATTCAAGCCTAAACAAGTTCGAGGTCCATAGCCAAATGGCAAAAATGCTACTGGATTGTTGTTTGTAGCTTTAACAACCCCTTCAGCAAATCTTTCTGGTTTGAAAACATGAACATCTTCTCCCCATATTTTACGATCATGGTGAACCGCTAATGGTGATATAtatagctccatttgaggtggTAGAGTTAGGTTCCCTAGATGAACTTTCTTGACAACTTTCCTTTTGATGAATGGCACTGGAGGGTACAATCTTAGAGATTCATCAAGAATCGTGTTCATCTACATTGATAAAACACAACAAGTAAAAATTCTTAGAGCCGACTAAGCTTGAAAGTAGCCGATAAGCATTAAGTGATAAAAGACACTTGCAAATGTTGAAAACTGATTTCAAAATGAACCATTACATAATTATATGTAAGTACTGAAATTGATAATAAGTAATTGATATGTCTTGTAAAATGTGTTGATAAGCACATTTTCTGTTAATAAATAACCTATAAAACTATTTGtaagaaatataaatttaaaagttCATCGAATTGATATATGTATGGGATATTTAGACCTAAAATGATTAATCCTCAATGCTTACGATTTTCAGTCTCGATAGGCCATCTGCACTAGGAACTTTCTGGCCAAATGATTCAAGAACTTCTTGTCTTGCTTTTTCTTGCCAATTCTTGTTTGTAGCTAGCATGAATATGGTCCATCCAAGCAAAGAAGTTGTTGTCTCGTGACCAGCAAGATAAAATGTCTTGCACTCGTCAGCTATTTCTTCTACCGATATCCTGTGATCTTGATAAGCCTCTAAGAGTTTCCCAAGGAAGTCACTTCCAAAGTTACTCTCTTCCCCAAACTTCTCCTgttctcttttctttattatcCGAGTAATGCTGTTGTATATGCCCTTCTCGAGTTTCTCTGACTCCATTTCATCTCTGCTTTTCCAAATTTGACTACACAAAATGTAACCATGTTGGTTAATAAGCTCGTGTTCGTTGATCTCTCAGATCACCTTACATAATCTGGTAATATTAAGAGCTCGTTTGGCTTAACTGATCAAACGTAGTTGATAAGCATTAAGAGTTGAAAGTCTATGCATGTCTCGTGGAGGAAAAGCCGAAAAGGACTTACCTGATGCCAGGAAATCTAATTTTGTGAGCATTTCTTGAAACTACCAATGTTAACTTCATCAACATCTGAAAAATATTCTTTCCTTCTAAGTAACTACTTCCAAATGCTGTCCTTGAAATAATTTCTGATGTTAATAACCTAAACTCTTCAAAAACTTCGATTTCTTTATCTTCAGAAATCTTCCACCTATCGAGCATTGTCTCACAACTCATAATCATCACAGGAATCATACTCTGCATTATACAAACATTATTAAAAAAAGTTAGCACTAAAGGAAGCAAAGGAACTCCCTACAGAGAAAAATTGCATAAGAATTTCACTTTTAGGCTTTCTCCATGAAAAACATGGTTGGCTAGTTTCCTCATTTTTGCCCATTTTTCGCCTTTAGATGACGAAACCCCGTCTCCTAAAAGTTTCTTGGAAAAGCCTTCAAGATCCATCTTGGGataattgttgtttttattgCTCAGTATTTCTTTGAGAAGTTCCAGTTCAGTTACTACTAGTTCAGGTTGCAGTCCTCTCCAGTAGAGAAAATTTGCCCCTGTAGTTACGTGAcgagaaatagagaaaatacaaATCAGTTTTTTTGTGTTTCATGTTTTTGTAAACtaagtaaaacaataaaaagTAATTATGAAAGGAAAATGT of the Capsicum annuum cultivar UCD-10X-F1 chromosome 11, UCD10Xv1.1, whole genome shotgun sequence genome contains:
- the LOC107848652 gene encoding cytochrome P450 CYP749A22 encodes the protein MMIIILTSFIFISLLVILVRVFKKLWWTPFYVQFLMKSQGIQGPCYKFLHGNTKEIVEMRKDSISKAMDCSSHDIFPRILPHIFSWKKLYGANFLYWRGLQPELVVTELELLKEILSNKNNNYPKMDLEGFSKKLLGDGVSSSKGEKWAKMRKLANHVFHGESLKSMIPVMIMSCETMLDRWKISEDKEIEVFEEFRLLTSEIISRTAFGSSYLEGKNIFQMLMKLTLVVSRNAHKIRFPGISQIWKSRDEMESEKLEKGIYNSITRIIKKREQEKFGEESNFGSDFLGKLLEAYQDHRISVEEIADECKTFYLAGHETTTSLLGWTIFMLATNKNWQEKARQEVLESFGQKVPSADGLSRLKIMNTILDESLRLYPPVPFIKRKVVKKVHLGNLTLPPQMELYISPLAVHHDRKIWGEDVHVFKPERFAEGVVKATNNNPVAFLPFGYGPRTCLGLNFAMIEAKITLSMILQRYIFTISPTYVHSPVQLFMLHPQHGVKVILHKI